Below is a genomic region from Ancylomarina subtilis.
TGCCTTCAAGAATCAGATTGTAAATCTGTAATGAGGAATTCATTATATTTTTATAGTGAGGAAGCAATTTTTAAGCAGGCTTGCTTTGAAAAGGCCTTTCGAAGTAGGGGTTTCCCCCTTTCGAAAGTTCGTTTAGCCTAGTAATTTTGCCGTGTACAGAGTGAGCATCCTTTTTATTTATCTCACGAAACAATTTGAAATTTCATCAAGTTACACTGTATAGAAAACTGATTTTGACTAAAAAAGAATAATAATGATACAATTTTTAAAAAAGAAGTTACCTCTCGATCGAATAAAAGATCCACTCGTTGAATTTGTTAAACTTGAAGCATTTGGAGGGATTGTTTTAATGACTTTCACTCTTTTGGCCTTGGGTCTGGCAAACTCAATTTTTGGAGATGCTTTTATAGCCCATTGGGAGAAGTATTTTGGGGTACATTTTGGCGACTGGGAGCTGAGTAAAACATTAATTCATTGGATTAATGATGGCTTGATGGCTATTTTCTTCTTTGTTGTAGGACTGGAAATAAAAAGGGAAATGTTAACCGGAGGGTTATCTTCGTTAAAAAATGCAACCCTTCCCATTTTTGCAGCTGTAGGTGGTATGTTGATACCTGCACTCATTTATGTTTTCTTTAATAGAGAAGGTGTAGGCACTCATGGTTGGGGAATCCCCATGGCTACTGATATTGCTTTTGCCTTGGGTATTTTGATTCTACTGGGTGATAGAATTCCAGTTTCCTTGAAACTTCTCTTAACTTCAATTGCAATTGTTGACGATATAGGTGCTGTTATTGTGATTGCTTTGTTTTACACTTCTGAGATCGATTGGATGTATCTGATTTATGGAGGAGGGATATATGCGCTATTATGGGGGTTAAACATGTTGAAAATAAGAAGTATACCCGTTTATTTATTACTGGGGCTTTTGCTCTGGTACGTTTTATTAAAATCAGGTGTGCATGCTACTTTAGCGGGTATCCTTTTGGCATTAACGATTCCTGCTCGCGCCAATTGCAATGTAATTGAATTTGTCAAGTCAGGCACTTCGTTGCTAACACAGATGAGTAAAATTCCAGATAAGAGTACTGTTGCTGAGAAGGATAAGCATGTTCAGTCTTCGATTGAAACAATAGAGGACAATTGCAAGGAGGTTATTTCTCCGTTGCAGCGTTTGGAGCATGCACTGCATCCTTGGGTAGCTTATTTTATTGTGCCTTTATTTGCTTTCGCTAATGCAGGTATTTTTATCGATCATCAACTTTTAAATCAGGTTTTCGAACCCATATCTTTAGGAATTATATTGGGGCTTTTTCTAGGTAAACCTCTTGGTATATATCTTTTTGCCTTTGTGGGGGTTCGTTTGGGCTTTGCTCAGAAACCGATTGATGTCTGTTGGACACAAATCTTAGGAATTGGTTTCTTGGGTGGAATTGGTTTTACCATGTCATTTTTTGTGTCACAATTAGCCTTTAGCGATGCTGCTGTATTGAGTCTTGCTAAAGTAGCTGTTCTGATTGCTTCAGTGCTGTCAGGGGTAATCGGCTTTTTAATTCTAAAATACTTTTCTAACAATCAAACGAATTAATTTCAGATCAAGTTTAGTTTTTCAAGTTTAGTTTGTGGGCCGGGACGTCAGTTTCGGCCCTTGTTATATGAATAAATGTAAAAAGAGTAAAAAATAAAAGTGAACGTTCATTCATTTTTAAAATATTTCTCTATATTTGTATCGGTAAAGACAAAGAGATGTATTAAAAAATAAATAAAGATTAATGAAGAATCGTTTAAGTAAGATATGGGTGGCTGTGAGAATTCTATTTGCCATTTTCATGATAATGGGTGGGGTGCAGCATTTTCTAAAGCCAGACTTCTATTTGCCATTTGTTCCAGGATTTTTACCATTTCCAATGGCGATAATATACCTATCGGGTTTAGTTGAAATTTTGTTGGGAGCTTTACTTATTTTTTCAAGATATGCTAAGATTGCATCTTTGGGAATATTTATTCTGATGCTTGTGTTCTTGCCGATTCATCTTTGGGATGTGTTTGCTGATGCACCTGCAATAGGGAGTCATAAGGCCGCACTTATTCGTTTACCCGTACAATTCCTTTTTATGGCAATAGCCTGGAAAATTTATCAAGTCTCAACAAAGAAACAATTATAAAGCATGGCAACACGAGTAAAAAGTATGGATAAGCGAAATGCCTTATTAAAAGCCACTTTAAGCTTGGTGAATAATAATGGTTTTCATGATGCGCCCATGTCTAAAATAGCCAAGATGGCTAAGGTTTCACCCGCAACCATTTATATTTATTTCGAAAACAAGCAAGATTTGATCAATCAGCTATACATGGAGGTTAAAATGGCCTTTACACAATATGCTTTTAAAGGGTATCGTCCTGAGATGCCTGTGAAGAAAGCTTTCGATCATATTTGGCACAATATAGCAGACTACAAACTTAAAGAAGTTGAAGAAGCCTGGTTTCTATCCCAGTGTGATAACACCATCATGATTGATGAGACTAGTAGAGAGGAAGGTTTGAAACAATTGCAACCTCTTCTTGATTTATGGGAAAGAGGCCAGAAGGAGGGAATTATCAAAAAGATGTCACCCTATTTATTATATGCCTATACCATTTATCCTTTGGCTTTTTTAATGAATAATCAAAAACGGGGGTATTATCAGTTGGATGATAAGAGCCTGGAACAAGCTTTGCAGGCGGCCTGGGATAGTATTCGAATTTAATGGATTGAATAATGGGAAAAACAGCAATTATATTAGGCGCCACCGGGCTGACAGGAAAGCTGCTCTTGAATCGTTTACTGGCCGATGAAAGCTATGAAACGGTTAAAGTGTTTTCACGAAGAGCTATGGGATTAGAACATCCTAAATTGGATGAGTATGTAGGCGATCTTTTTAAACTTGAACATTTTCAGTCCAATTTTACGGGGGACGAACTGTTCTGTTGTATAGGAACCACAGCTAAGAAAACCAGTGATAAAGCCATCTATAAGCAGATTGATTATGGTATCCCTGTTGCAGCTGCAAAACTTTGTAAGCAGAATGGTATTGAAAATTTCACAGTTGTATCTGCCTTAGGGGCAAATGCCAAAAGTTCGGTTTTTTACAACAGAACCAAGGGGGAGATGGAAGAAGAGGTTTTGAAACAGAAGATACAGCACACTTATATACTAAGACCTTCCTTAAT
It encodes:
- a CDS encoding DoxX family protein is translated as MKNRLSKIWVAVRILFAIFMIMGGVQHFLKPDFYLPFVPGFLPFPMAIIYLSGLVEILLGALLIFSRYAKIASLGIFILMLVFLPIHLWDVFADAPAIGSHKAALIRLPVQFLFMAIAWKIYQVSTKKQL
- a CDS encoding NAD(P)H-binding protein; its protein translation is MGKTAIILGATGLTGKLLLNRLLADESYETVKVFSRRAMGLEHPKLDEYVGDLFKLEHFQSNFTGDELFCCIGTTAKKTSDKAIYKQIDYGIPVAAAKLCKQNGIENFTVVSALGANAKSSVFYNRTKGEMEEEVLKQKIQHTYILRPSLIIGHRNEKRLGEAIASCFMNLIQVFLVGRYRKYRAIEAETIASAMHQLNQTKPEDQIFESDRI
- the nhaA gene encoding Na+/H+ antiporter NhaA; protein product: MIQFLKKKLPLDRIKDPLVEFVKLEAFGGIVLMTFTLLALGLANSIFGDAFIAHWEKYFGVHFGDWELSKTLIHWINDGLMAIFFFVVGLEIKREMLTGGLSSLKNATLPIFAAVGGMLIPALIYVFFNREGVGTHGWGIPMATDIAFALGILILLGDRIPVSLKLLLTSIAIVDDIGAVIVIALFYTSEIDWMYLIYGGGIYALLWGLNMLKIRSIPVYLLLGLLLWYVLLKSGVHATLAGILLALTIPARANCNVIEFVKSGTSLLTQMSKIPDKSTVAEKDKHVQSSIETIEDNCKEVISPLQRLEHALHPWVAYFIVPLFAFANAGIFIDHQLLNQVFEPISLGIILGLFLGKPLGIYLFAFVGVRLGFAQKPIDVCWTQILGIGFLGGIGFTMSFFVSQLAFSDAAVLSLAKVAVLIASVLSGVIGFLILKYFSNNQTN
- a CDS encoding TetR/AcrR family transcriptional regulator; this translates as MATRVKSMDKRNALLKATLSLVNNNGFHDAPMSKIAKMAKVSPATIYIYFENKQDLINQLYMEVKMAFTQYAFKGYRPEMPVKKAFDHIWHNIADYKLKEVEEAWFLSQCDNTIMIDETSREEGLKQLQPLLDLWERGQKEGIIKKMSPYLLYAYTIYPLAFLMNNQKRGYYQLDDKSLEQALQAAWDSIRI